The Halogranum gelatinilyticum genome contains a region encoding:
- the lysX gene encoding lysine biosynthesis protein LysX: MNVGILYSRIRKDEKLLLSELRDRGHEVTKIDVRKHRFSLDGTTAPVDDLDIVVDRCLSTSRSLYATQFLDAYGVTVVNSPETADICADKAKNSLALAKAGVPTPKTDVTFTKESAMESIENFGYPCVLKPVVGSWGRLMAKIDSESAAEAILEHKATLGHYEHKVFYIQEFVEKPGRDIRVLATDGEPVAAMVRSSDHWLTNAAKGATVEAFDLDDRALELVEKASDAVGGGLLGIDLMETGDDYTVHEVNHTVEFKALNDAVGDTADVPAAVVDWLEAKAAEANGEATEVSA; the protein is encoded by the coding sequence GTGAACGTCGGTATCCTCTACTCCCGTATTCGCAAGGACGAGAAGCTTCTCCTCTCGGAGCTTCGCGATCGTGGCCACGAGGTCACGAAGATCGACGTCCGCAAGCATCGATTCAGCCTCGACGGGACGACCGCACCGGTCGACGACCTCGATATCGTCGTCGACCGCTGTCTCTCGACCTCGCGGTCGCTCTACGCGACGCAGTTCCTCGACGCCTACGGCGTGACTGTCGTCAACAGCCCCGAGACGGCCGACATCTGTGCGGACAAGGCCAAGAACAGCCTCGCGCTCGCGAAGGCGGGCGTCCCCACGCCGAAGACGGACGTCACGTTCACCAAAGAGAGCGCGATGGAGTCCATCGAGAACTTCGGCTATCCGTGTGTCCTGAAGCCGGTCGTCGGCTCGTGGGGACGGCTGATGGCCAAGATCGACTCCGAGAGTGCCGCCGAGGCCATCCTGGAGCACAAGGCCACGCTCGGCCACTACGAGCACAAGGTCTTCTACATCCAGGAGTTCGTCGAGAAGCCGGGCCGTGATATTCGTGTCCTGGCGACCGACGGCGAACCCGTCGCCGCGATGGTCCGCTCGTCGGACCACTGGCTGACCAACGCCGCGAAGGGTGCGACCGTCGAAGCGTTCGACCTCGACGACCGCGCGCTCGAACTCGTCGAGAAGGCGAGCGACGCCGTTGGCGGCGGTCTGCTCGGGATCGACCTCATGGAGACGGGTGACGACTACACCGTCCACGAGGTCAACCACACCGTGGAGTTCAAGGCACTGAACGACGCCGTCGGCGACACCGCCGACGTGCCCGCCGCAGTCGTCGACTGGCTGGAAGCGAAGGCCGCCGAAGCGAACGGCGAGGCCACGGAGGTCTCCGCATGA
- the lysW gene encoding lysine biosynthesis protein LysW — translation MTEAECVECGADVTLADDLETGEIIDCGTCGAELEVLDVNPPVLDRAPELEEDWGE, via the coding sequence ATGACCGAAGCAGAATGCGTCGAATGCGGGGCCGACGTCACCCTCGCAGACGACCTGGAGACAGGAGAGATCATCGACTGTGGGACCTGCGGTGCGGAACTGGAAGTGCTCGACGTCAACCCGCCAGTCCTCGACCGAGCCCCGGAGCTCGAAGAGGACTGGGGGGAGTAA